One window of the Luteolibacter sp. Y139 genome contains the following:
- a CDS encoding TIM barrel protein, whose protein sequence is MLLARLIAFTFLLCCFPVLGANPFFAMDTGITGEPVKVAETLDALGYDGLGGSGYQVTPVKDELAKRAMRLWNVYLTLDFAPGKSALTPELKKLIEDLRGHDTALWIGIHKVTGGEAAAIAGLREIADQAAPAGVKVSLYPHTGQWLERFPEAARLAGTVDRKNVGATFNLCHWLKVEGDVDPIPVIKREVARLQFVTINGADGGDTKAMGWDRLIQPLGQGTYDTAGFVRRLQEDAKWNGPVGLQAYGVKGDRQENLSRSMAAWREMNDLLDGKILCGYQGWFRCGEDGSNNGWHHYAVNGKFEPGSSAIEMWPDMSELGPGERHATAFRHADGSVAEVFSSVHPDTTRRHFSWMREYGIDGVFLQRFATSTRDPRSRGAMDQVLAHVRDSAKAEGREWALMYDLTGLKTEDFPRVMEDWQQLKVGSDPAYLHHRRKPLVSLWGLGFNDRPPSLPEWEKLIRFFKSEGFSVMLGVPCYWRTLERDSIHDAKLHELIAMADIVSPWAVGRFGTPQDAAARKKDLLEPDLAWCRERGVDYFPVIFPGFSWQNLEKSRGREAKFEAIPRLGGKFLWSQAIAARQAGARSLYVAMFDEMDEGTAIFKTSTNPPVGDSRFIAEPGLKSDHYLWLTGEIGKMLRGKIPVTEGLPAR, encoded by the coding sequence ATGCTGCTTGCCCGATTGATCGCGTTCACGTTCTTGCTTTGCTGCTTCCCCGTCTTGGGGGCGAATCCGTTTTTCGCGATGGACACCGGAATCACCGGCGAACCGGTGAAGGTGGCAGAGACGCTGGATGCGTTGGGATACGATGGCCTGGGGGGAAGCGGCTATCAGGTGACGCCGGTGAAGGACGAACTCGCGAAACGCGCGATGCGCTTGTGGAACGTTTACCTCACGCTCGACTTCGCCCCGGGAAAGTCAGCGCTGACGCCGGAGCTGAAGAAATTGATCGAGGACCTGCGTGGTCACGATACCGCGCTGTGGATCGGCATTCACAAGGTGACGGGTGGCGAGGCCGCTGCGATCGCGGGCTTGCGCGAGATCGCGGACCAGGCGGCGCCCGCGGGGGTGAAGGTCTCGCTCTATCCCCACACGGGCCAATGGCTGGAGCGGTTTCCTGAGGCCGCCCGCCTGGCTGGAACGGTGGATCGGAAGAATGTGGGAGCCACCTTCAATCTCTGCCACTGGCTGAAGGTGGAGGGCGATGTCGATCCGATTCCGGTGATCAAGCGCGAGGTCGCACGACTTCAATTCGTGACCATTAATGGTGCCGATGGCGGGGATACGAAGGCAATGGGTTGGGATCGCTTGATCCAGCCGCTGGGGCAGGGGACTTACGACACCGCGGGCTTCGTGCGCCGATTGCAGGAGGACGCGAAATGGAACGGGCCGGTCGGCTTGCAGGCTTACGGCGTGAAAGGCGACCGGCAGGAAAACCTGAGCCGCTCGATGGCCGCGTGGCGTGAAATGAATGATCTGTTAGATGGCAAGATCCTGTGCGGCTATCAGGGCTGGTTTCGCTGCGGTGAGGATGGATCCAACAACGGCTGGCACCATTACGCGGTGAATGGGAAGTTCGAGCCGGGCTCTTCCGCGATCGAGATGTGGCCGGACATGAGCGAGCTCGGACCGGGCGAACGCCACGCCACAGCATTCCGCCATGCCGATGGTTCGGTGGCGGAGGTTTTCAGTTCGGTGCATCCGGATACGACGCGCCGGCACTTCAGCTGGATGCGCGAGTACGGGATCGATGGTGTCTTCCTGCAGCGCTTCGCGACGAGCACGCGCGATCCGCGGTCCCGCGGTGCGATGGATCAGGTGCTGGCCCACGTCCGCGATTCCGCAAAGGCCGAGGGGCGTGAGTGGGCGCTGATGTATGATCTCACCGGCCTGAAGACCGAGGACTTTCCGCGGGTGATGGAGGATTGGCAGCAGCTGAAGGTGGGAAGCGATCCCGCGTATCTCCATCATCGCCGCAAGCCGCTGGTGTCGCTGTGGGGACTGGGCTTCAATGATCGTCCGCCTTCGTTGCCCGAGTGGGAGAAGCTGATCCGCTTTTTCAAGTCGGAGGGCTTTTCGGTGATGCTCGGGGTGCCATGTTATTGGCGCACGCTGGAACGCGATTCGATCCATGATGCGAAGCTGCACGAACTGATCGCGATGGCGGACATCGTGAGCCCGTGGGCGGTGGGCCGCTTCGGCACGCCGCAGGATGCGGCGGCGAGGAAGAAGGATCTGTTAGAGCCGGATCTCGCGTGGTGCCGCGAGCGCGGGGTGGATTACTTTCCGGTGATCTTTCCTGGCTTCAGCTGGCAGAACCTGGAGAAGAGCCGGGGCCGTGAGGCGAAGTTCGAGGCGATCCCGCGGCTCGGCGGGAAATTTCTCTGGAGCCAGGCCATCGCCGCCCGGCAGGCGGGAGCCCGGTCGCTATACGTGGCGATGTTCGACGAGATGGACGAGGGCACGGCGATCTTCAAGACGTCCACCAATCCGCCGGTGGGAGACAGCCGGTTCATCGCCGAGCCGGGCTTGAAGTCGGATCACTACCTCTGGCTGACCGGTGAAATCGGGAAGATGCTGCGCGGGAAGATCCCGGTGACGGAGGGATTGCCGGCACGCTGA